Proteins from one Panthera leo isolate Ple1 chromosome D1, P.leo_Ple1_pat1.1, whole genome shotgun sequence genomic window:
- the THYN1 gene encoding thymocyte nuclear protein 1 isoform X2 yields the protein MPRPRKRLAGSAGSAEPAGPDNKGPAGKRTKTKNPVGASAQVVNSSPQKTSASKTCGKYLSSYWLMKSEAESRLEKGVDVKFSIEDLKAQPKQTACWDGVRNYQARNFLRAMKLEQEAFFYHSNCKEPGIAGLVKIVKEAYPDHTQFEKNNPHYDPSSKEDNPKWSMVDVQFVRMMKRFITLAELKTHHQAHKATGGPLKNMALFSRQRLSIQPLTQEEFDFILSLEEKEPS from the exons ATGCCGAGACCCCGGAAGAGGCTGGCTGGGTCTGCTGGGTCTGCCGAGCCTGCTGGGCCAG ACAATAAGGGACCGGCAGGAAAACGTACCAAGACTAAGAACCCAGTGGGGGCATCGGCTCAAGTGGTTAACTCCAGCCCTCAGAAGACTTCAGCCTCCAAAACCTGTGGGAAGTATCTAAGTAGTTACTGGCTGATGAAGTCAGAGGCAGAAAGCCGATTAGAGAAAGGTGTAGATGTGAAG TTCAGCATCGAGGATCTTAAAGCACAGCCCAAGCAGACAGCATGCTGGGATGGTGTTCGCAACTACCAG GCCCGGAACTTCCTTCGAGCCATGAAGCTGGAGCAAGAAGCTTTCTTCTACCATAGCAACTGCAAAGAGCCAGGCATCGCAGGACTTGTGAAG attgtAAAGGAGGCTTACCCAGACCACACACAGTTTGAGAAAAACAATCCCCATTATGACCCATCCAGCAAGGAAGACAACCCCAAATGGTCCATG GTGGATGTACAATTTGTTCGGATGATGAAGCGTTTCATCACCCTGGCTGAGCTCAAAACCCATCACCAAGCTCACAAAGCCACTGGAGGCCCCTTAAAAAATATGGCTCTCTTCAGTCGCCAGAGACTCTCAATTCAGCCCCTGACCCAAG AGGAGTTCGATTTTATTTTGAgcctggaggaaaaggaaccaagTTAA
- the THYN1 gene encoding thymocyte nuclear protein 1 isoform X1: protein MPRPRKRLAGSAGSAEPAGPDNKGPAGKRTKTKNPVGASAQVVNSSPQKTSASKTCGKYLSSYWLMKSEAESRLEKGVDVKFSIEDLKAQPKQTACWDGVRNYQWVRRKVVVYSPLGQARNFLRAMKLEQEAFFYHSNCKEPGIAGLVKIVKEAYPDHTQFEKNNPHYDPSSKEDNPKWSMVDVQFVRMMKRFITLAELKTHHQAHKATGGPLKNMALFSRQRLSIQPLTQEEFDFILSLEEKEPS from the exons ATGCCGAGACCCCGGAAGAGGCTGGCTGGGTCTGCTGGGTCTGCCGAGCCTGCTGGGCCAG ACAATAAGGGACCGGCAGGAAAACGTACCAAGACTAAGAACCCAGTGGGGGCATCGGCTCAAGTGGTTAACTCCAGCCCTCAGAAGACTTCAGCCTCCAAAACCTGTGGGAAGTATCTAAGTAGTTACTGGCTGATGAAGTCAGAGGCAGAAAGCCGATTAGAGAAAGGTGTAGATGTGAAG TTCAGCATCGAGGATCTTAAAGCACAGCCCAAGCAGACAGCATGCTGGGATGGTGTTCGCAACTACCAG TGGGTGAGGAGGAAGGTAGTTGTTTATTCTCCCCTGGGACAGGCCCGGAACTTCCTTCGAGCCATGAAGCTGGAGCAAGAAGCTTTCTTCTACCATAGCAACTGCAAAGAGCCAGGCATCGCAGGACTTGTGAAG attgtAAAGGAGGCTTACCCAGACCACACACAGTTTGAGAAAAACAATCCCCATTATGACCCATCCAGCAAGGAAGACAACCCCAAATGGTCCATG GTGGATGTACAATTTGTTCGGATGATGAAGCGTTTCATCACCCTGGCTGAGCTCAAAACCCATCACCAAGCTCACAAAGCCACTGGAGGCCCCTTAAAAAATATGGCTCTCTTCAGTCGCCAGAGACTCTCAATTCAGCCCCTGACCCAAG AGGAGTTCGATTTTATTTTGAgcctggaggaaaaggaaccaagTTAA
- the ACAD8 gene encoding isobutyryl-CoA dehydrogenase, mitochondrial → MLLRGCWRLGRPLICLRGGLQAPAQSGRRSLVSCIDPSMGLNEEQKEFQKVAFDFAAQEMAPHMAEWDQKELFPVDVMRKAAQLGFGGVYVRTDVGGSGLSRLDTSVIFEALATGCTSTTAYISIHNMCVWMIDTFGNEEQRHKFCPPLCTMEKFASYCLTEPGSGSDAASLLTSAKRQGDHYILNGSKAFISGGGESDVYVVMCRTGGPGPKGISCIVVEKGTPGLSFGKKEKKVGWNSQPTRAVIFEDCAVPMANRIGDEGQGFIIAMKGLNGGRINVASCSLGAAHASVILTRDYLSVRKQFGEPLASNQYLQFKLADMATRLVASRLIIRSAAVALQEEREDAVALCSMAKLFATDECFAICNQALQMHGGYGYLKDYAVQQYVRDSRVHQILEGSNEVMRMLISRSLLQE, encoded by the exons ATGTTGCTCAGAGGctgctggaggctgggaaggccgCTCATCTGCCTGCGTGGTGGTCTGCAGGCCCCCGCCCAGAGCGGCCGCCGGAGCTTGGTCTCCTGCATCGACC CTTCCATGGGACTAAATGAAGAGCAGAAGGAATTTCAGAAAGTGGCCTTTGACTTTGCTGCCCAGGAGATGGCTCCACATATGGCAGAGTGGGACCAGAAG GAGCTGTTCCCAGTAGATGTGATGCGGAAGGCTGCTCAGCTAGGCTTTGGGGGGGTCTATGTACGAACAGATGTAGGTGGGTCTGGACTGTCACGGCTCGATACCTCTGTCATCTTTGAAGCCTTGGCTACAGGCTGTACCAGCACCACAGCCTATATAAGCATCCACAA CATGTGTGTCTGGATGATCGATACTTTTGGAAATGAGGAACAGAGGCACAAATTTTGCCCACCGCTCTGTACCATGGAGAAATTTGCTTCCTACTGCCTCACTGAACCAG GAAGTGGCAGTGATGCTGCGTCCCTTTTGACCTCAGCGAAACGACAAGGAGATCATTACATCCTCAATGGCTCCAAG GCCTTTATCAGTGGTGGAGGTGAATCAGATGTTTATGTAGTCATGTGCCGAACAGGAGGACCAGGCCCCAAAGGCATCTCATGTATAGTTGTTGAGAAGGGAACCCCTGGCCTCAGCTttggcaagaaggaaaaaaag GTGGGGTGGAACTCACAGCCAACCCGCGCCGTGATCTTTGAAGACTGTGCAGTCCCCATGGCCAACAGAATTGGGGATGAAGGGCAGGGCTTCATCATTGCCATGAAAGGACTGAATGGAGGGAGGATCAATGTTG CTTCCTGCTCTCTAGGAGCTGCTCATGCTTCGGTCATCCTCACCCGAGACTACCTCAGTGTTCGGAAGCAGTTTGGAGAGCCTCTGGCCAGTAACCAG TACCTGCAATTCAAACTGGCTGATATGGCAACAAGGCTGGTGGCCTCGCGGCTGATAATCCGCAGTGCAGCAGTAGCTCTGCAGGAGGAGCGGGAAGATGCAGTGGCCCTGTGCTCCATGGCCAAGCTCTTCGCTACAGATGAATGCTTTGCT ATCTGCAACCAGGCTTTACAGATGCATGGAGGCTATGGCTACCTGAAGGACTATGCTGTTCAGCAGTATGTGCGAGACTCCAGGGTCCATCAAATCCTAGAAG gTAGCAATGAAGTGATGAGGATGCTGATCTCTCGAAGCCTGCTTCAGGAGTAA